A window of Nomascus leucogenys isolate Asia chromosome X, Asia_NLE_v1, whole genome shotgun sequence contains these coding sequences:
- the YIPF6 gene encoding protein YIPF6 isoform X1, which produces MAEAEESPGDPGTASPRPLFAGLSDISISQDIPVEGEITIPMRSRIREFDSSTLNESVRNTIMRDLKAVGKKFMHVLYPRKSNTLLRDWDLWGPLILCVTLALMLQRDSADSEKDGGPQFAEVFVIVWFGAVTITLNSKLLGGNISFFQSLCVLGYCILPLTVAMLICRLVLLADPGPVNFMVRLFVVIVMFAWSIVASTAFLADSQPPNRRALAVYPVFLFYFVISWMILTFTPQ; this is translated from the exons TTTGCAGGCCTTTCAGATATATCCATCTCACAAGACATCCCTGTAGAAGGAGAAATCACCATTCCTATGAGATCTCGCATCCGGGAGTTTGACAGCTCCACATTAAATGAATCTGTTCGCAATACCATC atgCGTGATCTAAAAGCTGTTGGGAAAAAATTCATGCATGTTTTGTACCCAAGGAAAAGTAATACTCTTTTGAGAGATT GGGATTTGTGGGGCCCTTTGATCCTTTGTGTGACACTCGCATT AATGCTGCAAAGAGACTCTGCAGATAGTGAAAAAGACGGAGGGCCCCAATTTGCAGAGGTGTTTGTCATTGTCTGGTTTGGTGCAGTTACCATCACCCTCAACTCAAAACTTCTTGGAGGGAACAT atctttttttcAGAGCCTCTGTGTGCTGGGTTACTGTATACTTCCCTTGACAGTAGCAATGCTGATTTGCCGGCTGGTACTTTTGGCTGATCCAGGACCTGTAAACTTCATGGTTCGGCTTTTTGTGGTGATTGTGATGTTTGCCTGGTCTATAGTTG CCTCCACAGCTTTCCTTGCTGATAGCCAGCCTCCAAACCGCAGAGCCCTAGCTGTTTATCCTGTTTTCCTGTTTTACTTTGTCATCAGTTGGATGATTCTCACCTTTACTCCTCAGTAA
- the YIPF6 gene encoding protein YIPF6 isoform X2 encodes MRSRIREFDSSTLNESVRNTIMRDLKAVGKKFMHVLYPRKSNTLLRDWDLWGPLILCVTLALMLQRDSADSEKDGGPQFAEVFVIVWFGAVTITLNSKLLGGNISFFQSLCVLGYCILPLTVAMLICRLVLLADPGPVNFMVRLFVVIVMFAWSIVASTAFLADSQPPNRRALAVYPVFLFYFVISWMILTFTPQ; translated from the exons ATGAGATCTCGCATCCGGGAGTTTGACAGCTCCACATTAAATGAATCTGTTCGCAATACCATC atgCGTGATCTAAAAGCTGTTGGGAAAAAATTCATGCATGTTTTGTACCCAAGGAAAAGTAATACTCTTTTGAGAGATT GGGATTTGTGGGGCCCTTTGATCCTTTGTGTGACACTCGCATT AATGCTGCAAAGAGACTCTGCAGATAGTGAAAAAGACGGAGGGCCCCAATTTGCAGAGGTGTTTGTCATTGTCTGGTTTGGTGCAGTTACCATCACCCTCAACTCAAAACTTCTTGGAGGGAACAT atctttttttcAGAGCCTCTGTGTGCTGGGTTACTGTATACTTCCCTTGACAGTAGCAATGCTGATTTGCCGGCTGGTACTTTTGGCTGATCCAGGACCTGTAAACTTCATGGTTCGGCTTTTTGTGGTGATTGTGATGTTTGCCTGGTCTATAGTTG CCTCCACAGCTTTCCTTGCTGATAGCCAGCCTCCAAACCGCAGAGCCCTAGCTGTTTATCCTGTTTTCCTGTTTTACTTTGTCATCAGTTGGATGATTCTCACCTTTACTCCTCAGTAA